The genome window GTTGggtccaaaaaaataaaaaaggagcttTGTTCTAAGTTTAGGTGTGTACTTTGGCTCGCCGGCCCTTGTGTTGTAAAActgtgaaaatagaaaaaaagaggtGGGGAAAAGAAGTGAAACAACCCACAACTGTTGGAGGACAGGTGATAGTTCTAGTTTGTTATCTCCACGAGATAAACCGGCCAAGTAGGATCAACGCCGGGCCGTGATTGGCTGATTTGAGCTTAACCTCTGCACATCGGGAGATAAAACGAGAGATTGAAGGTAGGGGAAAgttgcacacaaagaaaaacttTTGGTGGTTAGATAATGACGATTGCTGTATGATTAAAACGCTACTCTGCAAACAATCTTGCATCTTACATTTGGCATAGTGATTTATATCATGGGATCAAAGCTTACTAAATTGAACTGAATGAAGAGGACAAGAGACGGATGGAAACGTGGAGTCATAAAGTGAAAGTTAGTAGTCAGCTTTGTCTATTGGAGCGTCCTTTCATGATACTGAAAAAACAGGGACACGTCGTTGCAGGAGGATGAAGGTGGTCTGTGTAGTGGTAATGTTTCCGCCGGTCTGTCAGGGTCAACAGTAGCCAAAACACACATTCGGTGTGGGATGAGCCACGGTCCGTAAATCACAGCCCACGCACACATAAATCTGCAGACTCCTCAGTGTAAATAAAGCCAGTGTTCTCCACCACCTAAAGGAGCCCTCCACCGAAGCAACCGGTCGTGGGAAAAGAAACACATCAGTCACAGGGGAGGGAGATGAAGGCGGACCCGAGAATAATCAAACTCCCCTCAACAGagagatacatttttttttttttccagtttgttccaaaaacagatatttgtgaaaagaaaCAACTAGATGCAACGTTTGTTTGTGCAAAACCCGGTGGCCCTCCTCAACGTGGAGGCGACGGACAATTAATGGTTGTGTTTTAGCAAGTTAAGCCAAGGTGTGCACAACTGGGTGTGCCTTTGTGTGCGTTTCCGCTGCCGCCCCCACCCATGTGAAGTGTGCTGCTGGGAGAGGGAATGTGCCCGTACTCGTGCTCTCTGATGCGTCGGCTTCCCTTCCACTTTCAGCCCATGCGCGCTCCCGTCCCAGCTCCGCCTTTGCAGTCGCCCGTCTCTTCTTGACTCGGCTTTAATTTGCTTGATTtgtttgttggtgttgttgttgttatggtgAGCACCAACGATTCCCCTCTCTTTTCTAGTTtctgccctctccctctctgtgcgtGTTGGTGTTTCTTGTCCTTATTTGGCTTCTCCCTGAGTGAGGGGGAGTGTGAGTATGAatgtgaccgtgtgtgtgtgtgtgtgtgtgtgtgtttcctcctgaCTGTGAGTCACTGCTTGCCTGACTCACGAGCGCTAACAAAAACAcaccgttgccatggcgaccccctccccttcctctctcatctctctctctgtctccccctccctgcGAGTCTCTGGTTTCTCCTTTCTTGCGGGCACCGCTGCAACCCAGGCAGCCCTGGCACGGGCACACGGGGGgccgggtggggtgggggggggggcgcactcTAACTCGGGTGGGATGAGAGCAGAAAGAACACAAACGCAAGTAAAGGTAAAACCTGGTGAAAACATTCTGTGCATACAGAAAACTTTAAGGAGGACAGAAAGCAAGCAAACAGTCGTCTATAACCAACGGCTGTATTGGCTGGGAAGGGCCAAACCGAAAGTTGCCACCCCGGGGGTCTCTTCTCTGCTTCCGCTCTCTCCTGAGTCGGCCCTGAACCGCGCCGGTCCTCTGACGTCACTGCTTGACCTCGCCGTAACCGCCAGCGAGGCTTGATATGTGGCCCGCGTGTGGCGCTGCGTCTCGGCAGAGGTCAGGTAGGGCCCTGGACGACCCATCGACCTCACGCTGTTTGGCTTACTTCCTGGAATGTCGAATGCTGGTTGTGCGCCAGCTAGTGGACGGAaagcacacacgtacacacgcatATACACTGTGTAGGGCAATGAAAGAGGCATCTTCATTTGACTGTGGATTacaccaaatatatatatacaaaaaacaaagctaCGATTGATTGATATGTATGCCTAAGTTATAGTTTCAGGCCCCTTCAGATGATGCAACTTGTTTCATCTCGGGGTCCTTTCTGATCGTCGCTGGCTGGTGGTGAATTGTCTGAGAACAGGGTAAAACTGAGATAAGTACGCCGGCATAATTGGAGGGGGCGATGgttgagaaagagagaaaaggaggaaacggGAGCAAATTGGAGATATTGTAATATCCCAATAAAATAGCCCAATAAACCACTGAGAaggaggaatgtgagagaatGACATAGTTTCAGCTACAGGATTACGCACTATGGGAGCTTTGAGAGATGACAACAGCAATTTAATATATTCAAAATCGCCAGTCACACTTTATTGATAAAAATGCAACCTgccatatatactgtatatgcatCAGTCATGGTAACACAAgagtatttttcattttgactgTCAGAACAAACTCACTGACGGATGCACAGAGATGAATACCCAACACGAGGGCTGATTCATgggcacaaaacaaagacacgacGTCCAATTATGGGAGTCTCCAACTTGCGGTCCCTCTCGTAGTGATGCATTTTTATCAACAGAGCAGGGATCAAGGCATCCATGCCTTCTCCACACCCACACGGGACTCCAAATGTGTGCACGACAGCTGTCCCTGTGTGTGAAGTAATCCTCAGTAGGCTCGCTGGCTCCCACAGTCTCTTTCAGCAGATCCTCCGGAGCATCTCTGACGTCACTGCCGGAGCCTCCGCTACACTCCCTCCGGCCCACGAACCTGCACGTCGATCCCGTCCCTGATCCTCCGGCATTCCATCCAGCtacttccgccccccccccaggccccaCGGCCCCACATTTAATTAAAGGTGGATTCTAAGTTAGATGAAAAGAATTTTACACCATTCTAGTACTGTCCGTGTGGTGTCGCATGGAGCTATGTAGCtggtggttagcttagcttagcataaagactagtCACAAGGGACAACAGCCGGCCCGGCACCGCTAAAGCTCACTCACTAACGTGCCGcatcttgtttgtttaatccGTACAGAAAACAAAGCGTAAAAATGACATTGGAATTTTGGGCCCACCGGTTTGTTGACCCCCGACCTGTTTGCCAGGCAACCGGTAAAAAGTTACTGCGCCTAAACTAAGAAGTTCCGAACAGGATAAAACTGTGGTTTGTGTGAGACGTCCCGCGTTTGTGGTTCAAGTTTGCCCTCTGCTGGCCTCCTCCAATGACACACGCCTCACCGTGCTTTTGTCCTGAGAAATCCGATATTCGTCATTCACCTCGTCAATACATTCACTGCTAGTGGTGCGGCCCTTTGTCACGCACAGGCACACCGGAGCACTTTGGGAAAAGAGGTTAGAGGTGAAACACGATTAAGACGCAGTGCTAGACGACAAGCAACGTGAATGAGCTCTATGTGAAAGGAGGAGACGTCACACACAACCGCTGTCCTTCTCTGGGAGGATTATTACCCGACACCTGCGTgggctggaggtggagggacTCAACTATTTCACAGTGATCTTCTGACAACTTTGGGAATTCCTCTGACCGATGAGCTAAAATATCACCATGAATATCCACAATCATTGTCGCATAGAACTCTAAATGCAGTCCGTGATGATGGGATACTGGTTTTTATATATAGTgttgatacattttaaatataaaaataactgTCCCCCTTATCTTTTAGAAACAAGGTACATTTGTACACAAGTACACATACACGGTGCTTTTCAAGACGCTCTTCCTTCCCAACAGTGGGATTTTACCTAATTATTCAGTTTATTCTGCAGTCAGACAGCTCTTTTTTCATGCTGTACTTTGAAGAGGGAATGAAagctgttaaatgttaaatccaTAGTGCAACTCTTTCCGTCCGTCACATTGAGTTCCAGGAAAAAAACGTCTTCTGTTGCATGGGGGATGTTTTGgttcgtcctcgtcctcgcgCAGCGCTGCAGAGCGCTCACATCTCTGGTGTCCTTGGTCCGATGGGGGCGCGGCAGGAGCCTCAGAAATTGCTGAACAGCTCATATTTCTTCATCCAGTCCAtttgcggcgccttcttcttttctttggcgTGCACCTTTAGCTTCTCCTCCGCCGCCGTGGCGCTCAAACTCAGGCCCATCTCAGCGAACGGGTCCGTCATCCGGCCGCCGTCATCGTCCGCCAgctgcacagagacaaagacagaaaagactTGAAGGGTGCCGCGTGAGACACCAAAGACCAAACGCAGCAGCATCCGTGGACGCTCGCGCCCACCTGTGTGCTGTCGCCCCGGCTGCTGAGGTCGGAGTGGATGGACCTGATGGAGCGCGTGGTGGAGCTGCCGTTGATCCGGGGGTTGAGAGAGCCGTTGGACATGGACGGGCCGTCGTAGTCtgggaaagacaaacaaacgagcagatatgttgttgtttttcacgtATGTATGTACATTAATGACACATTATAAAGAATCCAAAATGCATGCTTCGTTCCAGGGGCGCAGCTTCCCAACATGTCCAGCTTATCGGTTGAGTCTTATTAGAGGGGAAATAAGGACGTTGTTGAATTAGTTTACCTCCACTTATTTGTTTAATGTCCATCTAGACAACTATCTCATGTCCTGTTACAACAAGCACCTTTTTAATTCCAGGCCCATCCAACTCTTCAAACAAAGCCAATTTGGGAATATTGAATCTTGCCTGTCCAATAAGTCAAAGATGACCTGATTTTTTCCAGCAAAATGCCGGCTTTGACTTTCTGATACGACCAAGAGCTTTTGCACAACTGCCTTACTAAAAGCTTAGGCTAGTGTGTGCAACATGGGCTTCAGAGCGGTCCTACCTCTGACGTGGCTGACCGCGGGGACAATCCCTCTCCTCTTGAACTCTTCGTCGGTTTCTGGATCCACCACCAACAGCCAGGTCGCATCTCCCCCTTTCTTTATGAAGGCCACCACCTCCGCATGCCGCATACCCTCGATGTTCACGCCGTTTACctggaggacacagagacaaaaatgAAAGGGGCTTTCTGGTGAGAAGGAAGGGCATTTGTGATGGTTTTGTAGGTTTGTTGTTGCAGTAATAGGGTTCTCTATCAGCACACCAGTGGCAGACTGGGGCTGTCTGAGGGACTGCATACAGTCTTTTCCGCTTGAGGAGCACCCGATGGCCCTTAATCATGTTTTATCTCCCAGGGGCCTCCAGGAGGGCCCTTTTGAGGCAAATGAAGGGTGAATGTTATGTGTGTAAACCGATGTAAAAGATGTTACTTCCTCATCCATTTCTCGTTTTCAACGCCTATGACATATGACCATTTCCTCACTTTTTGGGATACATGTTTCTTTCAAAGAGGAGCAGTCAACCACTGCTTTATTATACTTTTGATTCAACTTGAAATTCATTTGATTAAACTCTATCACATGGATTGACTTTTACCCTTCTTAATTGTAATGTATTGCCCTACTTTGCCCCTTcaaaaatgcacaataaatGTCCATTACCCAAAAGGTTCCCAGTTAATTGTGATTTCTGCTCCCTGAAACATAAACAACCAAATCATCAATCATCAGATTTTTTCTTACTCAAATCTCTCCAGGCCAGTGTGTTGTTTCCACATTATTTTGAATGCAACATCAGTCTTTTCTTCTCCATTGTTGACATTGTCAACAAACACTGTGCTACCGCATTTGTCCACTAGGGGGAGCCACGGCTCAACATACGGTCCATACACCCTTTAACATGACTCCTGAGAGCCTGCAGCTCTCCACAAAATGCAACGGTGGTTCAGCAAAGCCCTTGAGGACAGCTGTACATCTAGCAGCAAAGTTAGGATCTacccaaatgaaaaaaataagtaTTGTCCAAACTTTCTCAAGAGCATTTGAGGTAATATCAGGCCGAGAAACAGAGGGACACAGTGACTTTGTGTGCAGGCGACTGACCATTGAGGTGTCAATACCGCCGTTGAAAATCCCGATAGTCTGTCATTGCTTGCTCTCATCAAGGAGCCGCATGCGTCTGGATGCCTGCTCGGTCTTGACCGTGGCCTCTCTGAGGCAGGCAGCTTCGCCTCACGGCCAGTTTGTGTTGATACATAATCAATTATTGATGGCTCGCCTGGGCTCGTGGCCTTAGTGCGGGTTTCAGGTGTCCGAGTCCTCAGGGGGaatttatttcaatttcacCGCTTGTGGCAAGACGGGTCATagtaaagaagagaaaaaaggaactTTTTTTGCTCTCACTTGTTGGTTAGGAAAGAGGAAATAGGTCTTTAGGCAAATTGGTTTGATGAGAGACTgggaatagagagagagagtccaaaGAAAGGGTGGGATCAacagatggaaaataaaatatatcgaATCTTTTCTTCCCACGACTCATGCCATTGATGAGCCCCTGCGTGTCTCATCAATGGCACGAGTCGTGGGAAGAAACACAACAGTTTGATGCCGAGGGAACGAGCATCTTTGTATTCAGCAAAACAACAGGTGTGGTGTCACGTTTCACAGCCCTTCATTAACAGTCCGTCCCACACAGGACAATACACTCTGCCCACAGGGCTAATTGATACGCGCCGGAGGAACAGTACAGGCGCTTATTTCTCGTGGGACAATTCCTCTGGGAAGCTGTTAGtaccagtgtgtgtctgtgtgtgtgtgtgtgtgtgtgacattcacCGGCACTTTTTTGAtgctgtgtgcgtttttgaAAGAGCATCCGGACGAACCTCGGATCAAACCACAACAATTTCAAATGCGTCTGCACATCTGTCTCTGTGACGCACGTATAACGTTcaggtctttttttatttatcttcttTTATCAGGATCCCCTTTAGCACTGACACAGTGGATATTATTCCTCACGCGATTAAACACGACACACACATAGCAAACATCAAGCCAAAGTATCATTGATAAATATCCTTCATCCTGCACCTGCACACAATCAATTCCAACTCGGTGCAGATTTCAATTCTTGCACCATAAACAATAGTTCAAACACAGAAAGAGTTCCAAATATAAGCTCAGTTCTCACAGAGGCCGAGCAGCCGACTATACGACAGGTGAGTAATGTGTTTCCAGGAATTGAAGCCTGTTGAAAAGTCCAGGACCAGGACACGTTAAACGTCCTGTTAAAGGTGATGGACGACTCAGCAAATGCACAGCCCGTTTACGCCTCCAAATTCATTCAGCAAATGATTTaaggttttttctttgcagtAAAAAGATTATATTTCAGTCCGCGCAGTGAGATGTCCCGATGCCTCGGCTCTAAGGACACTATTTGATGATTGAAATGAAGGACAAAGGCTGTTGCAGAAGTCATTTTCCCCTTAATTACCATCGAGAATACAGCTACAACCTCACCAGACACACAGCTGTGCTTTGAGCCAAACGATAATGTCGAAATGCTCAAGAGCGAGATCAACGATGCCGACAGGCTGCTGCAAACCAGCTAAAAGGTTGGCCTAAAAACCCCGTGTGGTTTTGAGAAGTGATGTGTGTGAAAGCTCTGCGAGCCGATCTGTGTCCTATGACGAAACGTGTGTGGCGCACTTTCGTatgttcatttatatttagTGGCGTCAGCGCTTTCGCCAAACGctggcagagggaggagctCTCGTCTCGACCTGGGCCGcggggagagaaagacagaaggggacgggggggacggggggacagaGACCCGCGTCACGGTTGTTCACCTCTGCAACGGGCTGCAGACAGATAACACAAACGGTCACTTGACGCATGGTCAGAGACGGATGCAGTTATCAgtgcgtgaacacacacacacacacacacacacacacacacacacacacacacacacacacacacacatataatagCAGCCAACTACATCACCATAGATTTTGAGTCCAACAAAACTTAAATGCCCGTGAAATACCAAAAGGCTAATTCAAGTTTCTATAAAACAACTGGCGTATTTGGCTTGTTTCaacttggcctgcaaacaaccaaaacaaacattctCTATAATATCCATTTAGTTAGCAAATTGTTATCACGAACATATAAATCCTCACATTGGAACAGCTACGTTTAAGCGATATTCGTTTCTATATACTTAAAAAACCCAACAATaaaattagttaattttttctAGACATCTAGTTATATTTCATCTAAGTTATATTCAAACCTTTGCTTTGGCAATGCATATTGCAAATAAAACTTTTAATTGGACTGAATTTGGCACAACTGTGATGCTAAATTGAAGTGTCCATGGAGATGACTGACTGTCACCagtgagctgctgcaggatgttCACACACTCATCCGCCATCCAAacagtttattcattttaaaaaggtgagaCGGAGTCGAAAAAAATGAACTCTGTCTGAGGTGAGACAGAGTTCATTTTTCTCCAGTGTGGTTTTGACCCTGATGTACAGCcagtggggtcaaaggtcatgggAATGAAGGGTGAATGTTGTGTGTTTACgctcagatttaaaaaaaactttaggaTTAAAAATGACCAAATGACTGCAAGAAATGTAATCGATAGGCAACATATCAAGAATTGCCCACGGATAACTGAATatttttaaaacccttttgAAACACTACATCTTGTCTTGTCAGATTTACAATTCTCCAATGTTCCATTGCGATCTGCATCTATCTTATATactttttgtgtttaaataaacaCTATGGACAGAACAGACAGAAATAACAGACAGGTGAGGAGCTTCACCCAGTTAATCACTTCATTCTCCGACATGTTCCAGACTAAATAATAATCACCTCATTAGTGTGCGCGCATATTTCATGATCTCCACATTCCGCTACCCGGGTCTGCAAGTGCATGAAAGCGTTGACATAATACTTAATATTCCTCCGGTTTATCCCTTCTACTGTGGCGGATTCCCTTCAGCAGATAAAACCCCCTCAGAATGCTCCACAAGTCAgactcagagaggagagaacctCCGTACCTCTTTATGCCACGTAAACATCTGGATTGGTATCGTATTTGGACCTGCGCCAAAAGTCGCCATCATTTGCTAAAGTCCTCATGAGATGAATATTGAGAAGAAGTGTCAACATTTCATACACAACAGCCACTCCACCCAGGCTACCTCCTACCTCCACCAGCCTGTCCTGAGGCCGGAGCCCGGCGTGGTCGGCGGGGGACCCGGGGTCCAGGGAGCGGATGTACTGCCCGGGCCTGGACCGGTCGCTGTGGAGGTTGAAGCCGTAGCCGGCGCCGGAGCGCGTCAGGTGGCACAGACGCGGGGCGAGCTCAGGCGGGTCGGCTTGGGGTGGTGGCTGCGATTCAGCCGGGACGGGAGCCTCCTGGAGGAGAatgggggagagaaacaaaaaaaaagtgtgtgctCGTGTTTTatacaggaagagagagaaaaagacacaaatttcATGTTCACATGACGACTAAACacgtgaagaagaagacagcagAAGAACTCCATGAAGGTATTGTGATCATTCTCAGCTAAAAGAGGCTCCCGACAATTGGCTCATTTATGTTTTCGTTGCGTGCTGCCATTCGGTAATGGAATGCCGCTTGTTCCGCAGTGAAATTGTCCATTTGCAGCAGATTACCGATTGCTGCTGCAACAGCACCAGGCGAAGACGTCGATGGAACCCGTGCTTCATTTCACCTCGAGCTCTCCAACGTAATCACACTGATTTACCACCTACACGCccgcggggggagagagagggatggcGGCTGGTATCACGGCGAGGACGGGTAGGGTCTGCATGCGGTGCACATATTGTGTGCATGGGAGGAATGTGCAACACTGTTACGTAACGCGAGGAGTCCACTGTTTTCACTATGTGACGCCAACATCACGGTCCAGCTTGTGCCGcctaaaaatacatacaaagtGTGtgggcagggagagagagagttagaACTTATTCATTTATCTGAACTCTATCTCACTGTATCTCTTTAACATTCCTGTGTGATTCCAGCTAGTTCATGTTAGGAATCATGGCTGACGCTCGATTACCGCGACACTGCCTGCAAATTCACTCTTCAACTGTTCAAAGAAAAGATCACAGATGACAACGTGTAATTTCATTTCAGGCAGTGAAATTCTTGAGGAATTCTTAGCGGGGATCTGGGCCGCTCGCCccgagaaggagggagagcgagagagagagagagagagagagacattgacAGCATCTCTCACAAATCCCCCaagatcctcctcttcctggcTCGACATGAGGTGCCTGGGTTGGGCAGCTGGGTTAGAGCTTCCAAGTGCgagaaatacatatttaaaaagcaaaacgaaggaggaagaaaaatggcagaaggaggaagaggaggacaggagcgagcgaggaggaagagcagcgtGGGAGGGATAGAAAACGAGATGCGGCGAGAGGGTTGAAAAAGAGAGTTCAAGAAACAGAAACCGCGGAGTTGAGAGCAGACAGATAAACAGGGGGAGTTACaggggtgggtgaggggggggggaggggtgagtGACAGGGGTTTCCAGTCCGCGGCCACGGGGACCAATGGAGCTCCTCTAATGTAAACAGTGTCAGTAACGCAGCTGGGAGTCattatgtggggggggggggggggatgtccgCACCTCGCTGATCACCCTCTGCTGCCCGGCGCGCCCGTCTCACACAGCGCCGGCCTTTGACCTTTGAGTGCGTTTCGGAGGTCTTTTATACGTAAAGGACAGAGACTCCCGGTGGGAAAGATGTCAGGAGCCTCAGGGCGCCGAAGAGGCGGAGAGGGCCGCGAGCTTCCCGCAGGGCGCCGCCGGAGGCCAATTGAATGAAAACGGATCACCGTGTTTGTTTGAACAGAGACTGTtgaaattgactttttttttttatttgaatgaaaatcaGTTTGAtaggagagggagaaaatgagACTTTGGTCGTTTTTCAGCATGTTTTGTCCCCCGATGTGACGACCCGCTGTGGGAACTATTGCAgaatccatgtttttttttccgggcTCGTGAATGTCATCATGGAAAATGTGGCCGTAAATCTGCGTGCTTTTTCCAAAATCTACAACAACATGGAATGTTTCACACCCACAGCAGAACATTATGAGGTTTGATGCCccaacataacacacacacacatgcagtgaccGCTGGGACTGTGGCCCACTGAGAGGATGTGCTGTCGATGGATCCCACTACTTTCCCGTCACAATCTGCCTTTGTTTCCGTCAGTCTCACCATATGCATGCGGGGAAAGTGCGCCATACA of Gasterosteus aculeatus chromosome 11, fGasAcu3.hap1.1, whole genome shotgun sequence contains these proteins:
- the LOC120827503 gene encoding Na(+)/H(+) exchange regulatory cofactor NHE-RF2 isoform X1, which translates into the protein MASERKPRLCVMTKAEDGYGFHLHGEKGKSGQYIRKVESGSPAEAAGLRAGDRVVAVNGVNVEKETHHQVVQRIKAVDNETRLLVVDQETHDSLRSLRLTATEEMAVLMAGHPPSSSPSSPPASPSPPPPSDPSPPGKKRENGSVSKQPVTPSGQVQKPTRRSPSKAAKKEAPVPAESQPPPQADPPELAPRLCHLTRSGAGYGFNLHSDRSRPGQYIRSLDPGSPADHAGLRPQDRLVEVNGVNIEGMRHAEVVAFIKKGGDATWLLVVDPETDEEFKRRGIVPAVSHVRDYDGPSMSNGSLNPRINGSSTTRSIRSIHSDLSSRGDSTQLADDDGGRMTDPFAEMGLSLSATAAEEKLKVHAKEKKKAPQMDWMKKYELFSNF
- the LOC120827503 gene encoding Na(+)/H(+) exchange regulatory cofactor NHE-RF2 isoform X2, which encodes MGSTWRKKHTTRDCGCRFSAALTIPCIPFQNKMTGMWPSRPVPQVVQRIKAVDNETRLLVVDQETHDSLRSLRLTATEEMAVLMAGHPPSSSPSSPPASPSPPPPSDPSPPGKKRENGSVSKQPVTPSGQVQKPTRRSPSKAAKKEAPVPAESQPPPQADPPELAPRLCHLTRSGAGYGFNLHSDRSRPGQYIRSLDPGSPADHAGLRPQDRLVEVNGVNIEGMRHAEVVAFIKKGGDATWLLVVDPETDEEFKRRGIVPAVSHVRDYDGPSMSNGSLNPRINGSSTTRSIRSIHSDLSSRGDSTQLADDDGGRMTDPFAEMGLSLSATAAEEKLKVHAKEKKKAPQMDWMKKYELFSNF